The segment TATGAATGGCTATGGCGGAACAATCCTACGTGTAAATCTTACCGATGGAAAAATCACCAAAGAGCCCACACCTGCCCAATTGGCACGCGATTTTATCGGTGGGCGTGGTTTCGGTATATATTTCTTATTTAAAGAAGTCCCCAAACACGTTGACGCGCTTGGTCCTGAGAACAAGCTCATCATCTCCACTGGTCCTCTTTCCGGTATGCTTGCCCCTGGTGGCGGAAAATGCGATTGGACAACCAAGAGCCCCCTTACCGGAGGCTATGCCGACGCTTCCATGGGGGGTCATTTCACTGCCGAGATGAAATATGCTGGTCTGGATACAATCATCCTGGAAGGCATCAGCCCCAAGCCAGTCTACCTGTTCATCGATAACGACAAAATCCAGCTGCTCGATGCTGCAGCCTTTTGGGGCAAGGGTGCCATTGATGTAGAGGTGGAGCTCAAGCACAAATACGGAGAGGAATATCAGGTGGCTGCCATCGGACCGGGTGGTGAAAACCAGGTCCTGTACGCTTGCATTAACCATGATTATGGTCGTCAGGCCGGGCGCGGTGGTGTGGGAGCCGTCATGGGCAGCAAGAAAGTAAAAGCCATCGTCCTGCATGGCACCAAATCAGTGGTCGTCGCAGACCCCGAGAATTACCACAAGGCTGGCCTGGCGCTCTACAAAGCCTGCAAGGATGCTGAAGGCCTGGCGGAGTGGTCACGTTATGGCACCACGGTGGTGACGAGCTGGTGCAACGAGGTGGGTGCCCTGCCAACCCGCAATTTCAGTGCTGGCTCGTTTGAGGGTATTGACCAGATCAACGGGCAGGCTATGCGCAAGGAAATCGTCATCACCGACAAGGGCTGCTTCGGATGCCCCTCCCCGTGCGGTAAGTACTCCAATATGAAACGCTACAACACCCAGGTGGAAGGCCCCGAGTATGAGACGATTGGCTTGATGGGATCCAACCTGGGGATCGCCGATATCCAGGTCGTGGGCGAGGCGAATCGCCTGGCAGACGATATGGGGATTGATTCGATCAGTGCCGGTAGCTGTATCGCCTGGGCAATGGAATGCTACGAAAAAGGTATCCTGACCAAGGCAGATACGGATGGCCTCGAGCTTAAATTCGGGAATGCGGATGCTGTCTTTACGCTGATCAAGAAGATCGGCCATCGTGAAGGAAAGCTCGGCGAGCTGCTCGCTCTGGGAGTCAATCGTGCCTCTCAGCAGGTTGGCCAAGGCAGCGAGAAATTCGCCATCCATGTTAAAGGCATGGAACAGTCAGCCTATGCCACCCACAACGCCACCGCCATGTTGCTGGCATATATGACCTGTGATGTAGGCGCTCACCATAACCGCTCCTGGGCCATTACCTACGACCTGCAGGTGGGGCGTGAGAAGGTGGTACCCGAGAAAGTCGCCCGCATCATCTGGTTGCAGAATTTCCGACCGATGTTTGACGTTATGGGTTCCTGCCGATTGCAATGGGTGGAGCTTGGCATTGACCGCGACCTTTACGTCCCGCTCCTGGAAGCCATCACCGGCGTAAAGCGAACCTGGCAAGACCTGGAAGCCGTTGGGAATCGCATCTGGACCCTAACCCGCATGTATTGGCTGCGGGAGAACGATGGCTTTGATCGTCAATGGGACCTGCCATCCCCACGCTTTTATACCGAGCCTCCCAAGACCGGTGCAACAGCTGGGCAGATCACCAAATTTGAGGATGTCCAGCGCTTACTCGATATGTATTATGAACAACGCGGCTGGGATAGCCATGGTTTGCCCACCCCAGCCACACTAGACACACTCAACCTGACTGCCCTGGTGGCATAGTCAAATAAATCCGAGGTTCGAGGTCCAATAAAGACCTCGAACCTCAATTTTGGGAGTTTATGAGCGCAACCATCCGTCCACTGGGCATGTTGAAGACCTACATCGGCGATCTTAAAGAGACCTCCGTCGAAGCAGGTCGGACTGTGCGCGAGACGATCCACCATATTGGTATCAACCCCGAGCTGGTAGCTGGGGTGTTTGTAAACAACGAACAACAATCCAAGGATTATGTGGTCCAGGATGGGGATGTTATCAAGCTCCTGGCAGTTATCGGTGGTGGCTAAACCACCTGCCCCTTAATCACCTTTTACACAAAATTCATTAATTACATCCCACAGCACCGGTAAACCGCTTTCGATAAACGATACCGGCATTCGTTCGTCATGCCCATGAGCTAGCTTCAGGACAGCCATCCCAGGCGGTAGGATGCCTGGAGTGAAGCCGTATACTTTGATCCCAGCTTCCTGATACTGGCAGGCATCCGTGGCACCCGTCATCATCATCGGGATGACTAACCCCTGTGGGTCCATCTGGTGGGTGCGCTTTTCCAGCAATTTATACAATTGCGTATCTGTAGGGAATGCTGCCCCAGGGCTGGTATATACGATCTCCAGCTCAATCTTATCACCCAGGATGTGCTGAAGCTCAGCTTTTACCGTTTCTGGTGTTTGCCCTGGTACCAGTCGACAGTCTAACCCTGCCTCGGCTACCGACGGGATAACATTTACTTTGCTACCCGCCTGGAGTATGGTTGGTGAGACCGTATTGGTAACCAGAGCTCTTAGTAAGTCACCCGCTTCTCCTTTAATACGAGGTAAGAGCAAGCTGACCATCAAAGGCGAATGCAGGATCTTGATGAGAAAGCTGACGGGGAACTTCAATTGGACTGCTGCAGCATCCAGCATCTGCAATAAAGTCGGTGTAAGATGTACAGGTAAATGTCCCACACGTTTCAATTTATCAAGCGCCTGGGCCAGGAACAACACTGCGTTATCTGAGTGTGGCACGGACCCATGACCCGGTTTACCATGGGCGATCGCCCGCAACCAGCACATTGACTTTTCTGCCACCTGGATCGGATAGACCTTGTTTTTCCCAAAATAGACTGTCAGTGCCCCACCTTCTGTGAATCCATACTCCGCATCGATAAGATCACGGTGCTGAGTGACCAAGAACTTTGATCCATGATCAAACCCGGCTTCCTCGTCTGCGATGGCAGCCAGGATGATATCCCGTTTCAAAGGCACCTTCTGGCGGAATAGCTCCAGGAATACCTGCAGATACATGGCTAGAAAACCCTTCATATCCAGGGCCCCACGGCCCCATACCATCCCATCGATGATCTCGCCGCCAAACGGGTCGTGGCTCCACATGTCGCGCTCAACCGGCACCACATCCACGTGCCCGCTTAATAGCAGCGGCCGCTCAGAGCCATCCCCTTTGAGACGGGCTACCAGGTTTGCCCGGTTGGGGGCTGATTCGACGATTTTATAAGCTTCTTGAGGGAACCCTTCCTTATCCAGGATATCCTTGATAATTAAGATCGCAGGAAGCTCATTCCCGGGCGGGTTTATGGTTTGTTCTCGTAAAAGCCGCACAAGATGCGAGACAGTTTCTTCCGTTGCTTTTTTCCAATTGATGGTTTCTGACATGGTTTTGCCTCATTAATTGTTTGATGGTCTCATTCTTTTATCACCGGTGAGTAAGCTCGCAAGGAATGGATTTGGGTCAAGATCACCGCACCCAGGATCAGCCCACAGCCGACAAGCTGCACGGGCTGCATGGACTCACCCAGGAAGATAGCTCCGAAACTGGCTGCAAAGACCGCCTCCATGCTGAGCAGGATGGTTGCATCGGTTGGCGGGGAGTATTTCTGCCCCAACCCCTGCAAGGTATAGCCTACGGCGGTGGAGAGCAGCCCGATATAAAAAATTGTCCACCATCCGGAGCCCAATTCAAATGCCGGCACATTTGAATTTACCAATAAATTAATGGTTCCCGCGATAATGTACTGCCCGGCCGCGAAGGTGAGCAAATCCATATGGTGCACTGCCCGGCTAACCAGGATCAGGTGTAATGCCCATAGAACTGACCCTGCCATCACCAGGGCATCCCCAAGCGCTAAGCGCAGTGTGCCACCAGTGCTGAGCAGCAGGCTTCCGATAATGGCGATGAAAGCTCCCAGCCAGGCCAGGCGGTCAATTTTTTCTTTCCAAAATATCACCAGCAGGATGGGTACCAGCACGACATACAGGGTGGTGATGAATCCCGCGTTACCTGCTGTAGTGGTTTCCAGCCCGGCTTGCTGTAGCCCGGCAGCACCAAATAATAAGATCCCTCCCAGCAGCATAAAGGCGAATGATTTCCTATCCAGTGGGATTATGGGGGTGGATTTTTGATTTCTGTTGTATTGCCGGGATTTTTTTGCATAACGCAAGGGATTGAGCCCGCTAAAGGGTATCAGCACCAGCCCACCTAGCAAGAAACGCAATCCATTAAATGTAAATACATCAAAATACTGGGCAGCCACACGCTGTACGGCAAAGGCACTCCCCCATATCAATGCGACCAGCAGCAGCACAAGGTCAGCGCGGAAGCGGCTCATGGCTAAATTATCTCATGAAGCTGGTGATCTATCTGTGTTATCCTCGGTTTTTCAGCCAATCGATTAAACGGGTCGGACTCCAGGTATTAATTACGTCCTCAGCAGTGACCCAGCCCCGCCGTGCCGTGGCGACTCCGAAGTGCATCATCTCCATGTCCGCTTCGCTGTGGGCATCCGTGTTAATGGTCAGCTTAATCCCCATCTCGATCGCCCGCCTGGCATGCACATCGTCCAGGTCCAAACGGGAGGGATGGGCATTGATCTCCAATGCAATGCTCGCCTCCTTGGCTGCTCCCAGCACGGCCTCCATATCCAGGTCGGCCCCCTCCCGATCGGGCAGTAGCCTGCCTGTTGGATGGGGGATGATATCGACATTTGGATTTTGGATGGCTTTGACCATCCTTTCAGTCACCTTTTGACGTGGCTGGCGTAAGCTGGTGTGCAGTGCTGCAAATACGATATCCAGCTCAGCCAGTACTTCATCGGGATAATCCAGGCTGCCATCTGCCTTTATCTCCACTTCAGCACCACGCAGGATATGGATTTTGCCATCCAGCTCTTTTACTGCCTCATTGATCTCCAGGCGTTGCTTCCTGACATCCTCAGCTGTCATCCCTTGCACGATACCCAGGCTGGAGGTATGGTCAGTGATGGCCAGCAGCTTGTAACCCCTTTTGATGGCAGCCTCGGCCATCTGCTTGATGGTCAGCTTTCCATCACTCCAGGTTGTGTGAATCTGGAGATCAGCTTTTATGTCATCCAGCTCGATTAACTTAGGTAGTGTACCTTTGATAGCGGCCTGTACCTCACCTCGGTCTTCACGTATCTCAGGGGGAATAAAGGGCAAACCGAGGGTCTCGTATACCTGCGCTTCGCGTTCACAGGTGACCTCGCTGCCGTCTTTGCGCTGCAGGGAATGTTCTGACAATGAAAAACCTTTCTTTAAGGCGTATTCGCGCAGGCGCACATTGTGATCTTTCGAGCCAGTAGCATACACCAACGCCGTACCCCAATGCTCTGGCGGATGCACCCATAGCTGGGCTTGTAAGCCGTGGGTAAACTCAACACTGGATTTCGTCTCGCCTTTGCCTAATATCCGCGCTACATCTTTTCGGCTGGTAAAGGCATCCATGATTGCCCGTGAATCATTGGCTGCAGCCAGGATATCAATATCACCAACGGTTGCCCGCATCCTGCGCAGGCTTCCACCCAGCTCCACGGCTTTCACACCTGGGGCTTTGCGCAGGTAATCCATTAATTCCATGGCAAACGGCCAGGCTTTGCCGATCGGGATACGGTTCGAGCGCCTCCCCAGCGCTTCAATCCCTGCCAGCACCTTGGCTTCCGATTTTTCCCCCATCCCTGGCAGGGAACGCAACTTTCCAGCACGAGCTGCCTCTTCGAGCTGGCTTAAATTGGTGATGCCCAGCTCTTTCCAAAACATGGCTACCTTTTTCGGACCCAGGTCAGGCACTTGTAGTTCCTCTGCCAGGCTGGGTGGTACTTCCACTTCCAGTTTCTCCAAAAACCCAAGATGGCCGGTAGTGAGCAGCTCATCGATTTTCTCAGCGATAGCTTTACCCACACCATCCACCTCGGTGAGTTTCCCTTGTTTCCATACTTCATTAATATCCTGTCCCAGGTTACCCAGGCTGTCTGCTGCCTTACGGTATGCCAGGATCTTATAGATATTTTCACCCTTGATTTCCAACAGGTCAGCGATTGTTCGAAATGTATTGGCGAGTTCTTGATTGGTCATGGTTACCATCCAAAGTGTGTGTCTCTGTATGATGGGTAGGCAGTCTGAATTCTATCGTATTGCCACTTTTCACGATTCCAGAAATATAAAATACACATAATCCACCCCTTCTGCTAAAATTCTAATACTTTTATCAGCTTGTGGATAGGCTCAATTACGAATGGAAATCAATTATCTCTTGCGGGGATTGCTGATTGGCTTTTCGATTGCTGCCCCAGTTGGTCCGATCGGTATCTTGTGTATCCATCGGACACTTGCCTATGGCAGGATGTATGGCTTTCTTTCAGGCCTGGGTGCAGCCACCGCGGATGCGCTGTACGGCTGCGTGGCTGCTTTTGGGCTGTCCATCATCTCCGGTTTTCTGGTGCAACAACAGACCTGGTTGCAATTAATCGGTGGAGGTTTCTTGTGTTTTTTGGGAATCAAGACTTATTTAAAGAAGCCAGTAAAAAATAATCTCGTTGCTGAACCAGTCAGCAAGTTGAGTGCCTATGGATCGACATTTTTTCTCACCCTAACCAATCCGGTGACGATCCTGGCCTTCGCAGCCATCTTCGCCGGCTTGGGATTGGTTGGTGCTCAGGGGAATTACGTTACAGCGGGAGTGATGGTTTTAGGTGTGTTCCTGGGTTCAACTGCCTGGTGGTTAATCCTGAGCACTATCACCAGCCTGCTGAGAGACCGTATCAGCCCAACAGGGATTTTGTGGGTAAATCGGGTTTCTGGTTTGATCATCCTGGGGTTCGGGATCGCTGCCCTGGTGAGTGCATTCTCCAGAATCCTATAATCTCTTGAGATTTCTCGAGATGATTCTCGGATTACTTAACAGGTGCTTCACAGGGATTATACTTTACATAGATATTTCCCCATTCTTTGAGCATCCTGAATAGGTTGTGCTTTATCCGTTTATTGCAAATCTTTCTTTGTGTCTTCGCGATTCTCTTCGTCATCTCCCTGGCGTATGGATTGGTAAGTTAGTCCCAACAGCCAATCCTGCAGGTAAGTCTCGATATTCTCAAGCAGCTGAATTTTGCTGTTCAATGTGTTGATGAGCTCACGGCTGTCTGTTAAAACTTGCAGGCATCCGGACCTTGCTTCCTCTTCCACAATTTCTTGGCGGTCCATCAGCTCAACCAGCTGCCGTTCATCGATTTGTTGCAGCACCTGGTTGCTACCATATCCTTCAAGATTCAGACCATATCCCAATAAGATGATCGACAGTTGATTGATCACTTGGTTTAGGTCATCGTAGACCTGGGACTTACGCTTCATGGTTTCGCCCAAGATCTCTCGCAAGGCTTCCAGGCTCTGCGGCCCAGCAATCACCATCTCCTGGATTAATTCATGGATCGGTTCTGTCGAGCCATCCTCAATACAGCGAGTTAATACATCCCCTGCTTGTAGCCGGAAGTAAGCTTTTTCCACAATCGTATAAACGGACGATGGTGCCTTATTGCCCATAGATCTTCATTTCCTGGCAGATAGGGCAGGGGCATAAAGCTCTCAGGTAATGCCAGTTGTAGATACCAAATCGATGACCATCCTCCCACTTAATCGTTACCCCGTAAGACCCCACACCTTCTATTGTTGCCAGACGGGTCGCGGGTGTATCTTCTATGGGCATGTAAAAGACTTCGTTCGGAGGTTCTTCACTCATCTTGTCATGCCCACCGCGGCACACCTCACACGGGCAGGCATAGCGAACGAGCGCAAAAGGATACACGCTGATATGGCCATCATTCCACTCAACACTGATGTGCTTGTTTTTCTTGTCAGCTGTAATCCCAACAGGGTGTAGGGAATCCATATATTCCATATCATTATTAATATATAACGGATTTTCAATTCATGCAAATGTGTGGGATGAATCTGTTTTAATTTCTCTCAGGGATTTTGCACAACAGCCAGGTAATTCGCTACTCCCCATCCAGCTGCATTTTCGCTATATGGATCTTGAAGGTACCACCATATATATCCATCTGCTTCTACAGGACCATCTTTTACTATGAAGACCTCAGATTCCAATGCAATAAAGCGTACTTTGCTGGCTACGCTTGCTGATTCGTGCAGTCGTAAGCCATCGCCACCCGTCCCGCTCACTTGCACGTAGTTGCCAAGCGAAATATTAGCAGACGCAGTAGGCTCCAGACCGGGTGTTATAACAGATGTTGGTGTCTGCTTGGGTGCGATGGGTGTCGGCGTGGGTGCTTCGATCACCTTCAGGATTGCAGTCGCCGGGACGGGATTGCTGTCGGTCGCTTTCGCCGCCCATAGCGCGGCCACGAAGAAAGCGAACACAAGCAGGGCAAAGACGATCCCCCCCAGGATCACTTTAAGATTAAGCAAGACCCTCAATGACTTCATCAAGGAACCCTTATACAGGCATCAGGAAAAATGTCAATGCAAGGATAAGGTAGATCGCCAGAAGCTCAGCACCTTCCAGCCAGTTGGATTCACCATCTGCTGAAACGAGGGCCGCGATCAACACACCTGCAATCAAAGCGATCAGCTCGAGCTGGTTAAAAACCAGGGTCAATGGATTATTGAGGATTAAGCTGATAAATACCAATAACGGCGCCACAAAGAGGGCAATCTGCAGGCTGGATGCAATGGCAATCTCAACGCTGAGTGTCATCTTATTCTTAATCGCCATCTGCACTGCGACGATGTGCTCTGCAACATTGCCGATTATGGGGATGAAAATTAATCCTATAAAAAACTCTGAAATGCCCAGGGTGCTCACCACTGGTTCAATCACGCCAACCAGTACTTCTGACATGTATGCCACCCCAACAGTCGCTACAGCCAGGATAATAATGGCGGTTCTCAGGGACCATTTCCGTGGGGCAGCCCCATGGCTGGTTTCTTCTTCGACCATGGGCCCACCAACTGTTTTATAACTGTAAATCAACCCCAGGGCATACAATAGAATCATCACCGCAGCCACGCCCAGGCTGAGGGTCTCCACTCTTGGCTCTGGGGTATCGATATTTCCCAAATAATGGCTCAACAAGGAAGGGATCAGGAGGATGATCACCGAGAGCACAAGCATGATCGCGTTACTGCTGGCTTGTTTTCGGTTGAAGGTTTGCGTACCATGTTTCAGTCCACCAAATAGCATAGACATGCCAAGTACCAACAACAAATTACCCAGGATAGAGCCCGTGATGGAGGCTTTAACCAGCTCAAGGTAACCTGCTTTTATGGCCGTTATGGTGATGATCAGCTCAGCTGCATTTCCCAAGGTCGCATTCAGTAAGCCACCTATCCTGGGGTTGGTATGGAACGCCAGCACTTCGGTTGCTGACCCAATGTAACCTGCCAGAGGGATTATCGCAATCGCTGACAGGGCAAACACAGCAGTGGGTGACCAATGGAGTATCTCCCCAAGTACAGCAAAGGGCAATGCCAGGAGTAAGATCGCGATCGGGTTTTCTCGAATAAAGGCTGTCAGCTTTTTCATATGTCAACTACTTCTTATAGATTCGGTTAATTGAATAATTTCCTCGGGGTCTGTTCAGGAACCAGGATCTTCAATCGCTTCGGAATTACCTTGATCTCGACTGAATGTTCTTCACAAGCCAACGGTTCAGCATCAATCTGTATATACATGCGCGAGTCTGACCCGATCGTCAGGGTAGTAAATGGAATATTACGCACCTTTTCAGAATCCACATGTCTTCCAGCGTACAAGTCCCATGCCCGCTGTATCGTATCGCCCAGATTATCGCCTTCGAATAACCATAGATCCATGATCCCATCATCCAACAAAGCATCTGGTGAGACTTTTGCCAACCCTCCCGCATATAGGTGGATGTTGCTGATCAACGCTAGAAGGTAATGGCCGCTCATATTCAGGTGGTCTGCTGAGATATTTAGATTGACACCATGCCACACGCTGGCATGCCAGGCTGCGGAAGCCGCATACATGGTGTTAGCAAATAACTTTTCTCCCCTCGGGCGGGGCTCAATATGGTGAATTGCAAATGCGTCCAGTCCGACACCCGCCCACATTACAAACGGGATACCTGCGCACACCCCGATATCCGCTTCGCGCACGCTTGCCTTCGAAAGCCGGCGTGCACTTTCTTCCAGGGCCATCAAGCGCGTCCAGGTGATGCCAGGCAGTCCAAGTTCCTGGGCTAATACATTCGCTGTACCCGCTGGTAAAACCCCCAGTGCAGTATCACTACCAACCAGCCCGCGCATCGCCAGGTTGACTGTACCGTCACCACCAACAGCAAAAAAAGCATCCTTGCCTTCTGAGGCTGCCTGCTGTGCTAGCCTGGTGACGTGTTTAGGACCGTCTGCCATGGTCAGATGGATGATCCAGCCATTCTCATGCAAGACTTTTATGGCACGTTCAACTAGCAATCGTGATGGAAACCGGCCTGCATTGGGATTGTAGACCATGTCGGCGAAGCGCATCCAATCATTTTACCCGAATTTTCAATATCATTCATATTCGTGCTAGAATTATCGCCAGTATGAGTAATCTTGGACTCTTAAATAATCGTTATCAAATTGAAGGGCGGATTGGCTCGGGTGGTATGGCGGAAGTCTATCGCGCTCGCGACCTCATGCTGGAGCGTGCCGTAGCCATCAAACTGCTGCGCGAAGATTTTACTCACGACCTTGCTTTTCGCGAGCGTTTCAAGCAAGAAGCCAAGGCGGCCGCCAGTCTCTCTCATCCTAACATTGTGACCATCCATGATTTTGGGTTTGATGAACAGCAAGTATTTATCGTCATGGAATACATCCCTGGCACCGATTTGAAGTCAATCTTGGAAAGCCGGGGGATCTTGAGTGTAGAGGAAACCTTTCACCTCATCATCCAGGCCTGTGCAGGCATTGGTTATGCACATCGTGCAGGGTTAGTACACTGTGACGTAAAACCCCACAATATGATCGTCACACCTGACCAAAGGCTCAAAGTCACTGATTTTGGTATTGCCCGCGCCCTGGCATCCATCCAATCCCAGGAAGTGAATAATGTAGTCTGGGGATCGCCCCAGTATTTTTCTCCAGAGCAGGCAGCTGGTCGGCCGCCATCCCCTGCTTCCGACGTGTATGGGTTGGGGGTGGTCTTGTATGAAATGCTCACTGGCCGGCTGCCTTTCACCGCGGGCACCGCAGCAGAGCTTTCACGCATGCACCGCACTGCTGCTCCCACTCCGCCGATTGAATATAATCCTCTCATCCCTCCCAGCCTGGAGCAAGCCTGCCTTAAAGTCCTCTCGAAGGAACCTTCTTCACGCTATCGCACAGCCGATCAATTTGGCAGGGTACTGATTTCTTTACGCAATTCTCTGCAGGCATCACAGGCGGAAGTCGCGCCGACTGCAATAAATATTTCCTATGAAAGTGCACCTCAACCCGTCCTGCCTCGTAAATCGATATCAAGGACGCAGCCAACACCTGTCCCGCAACCCGATCCACAGCCTAGTTGGGAGCCTTCCTCTTCAGCATATGAGCCCACCCAAGCGCCCAAATATCCTTCAGGTACCCGGAATGCCTTGGATATCGATTGGGGAACCTGGGCTTTGGTGGTATTAATGGTCATTAGCCTGGGAGGCCTGATTCCATTTTGGGTATGGATTTACTTTTTATATAATCCACCGGGAAAGTGATCCTCATGAACCCTCCCTACCTGCTTGCGGCCTCAATCCTTTCCGCCGACTTTACCCAGCTCGGGCAGCAAATCGCACAAGCTGAACAGGCTGGTGCTGATTGGATCCATGTGGATGTGATGGATGGCCATTTCGTCCCCAACCTGACCATGGGGCCATTTATCGTAAAAGCATGCCGTAAGGCTACTTCGCTCCCCTTGGACGTCCATCTGATGGTTGAAAATCCCGACCAGTTCCTCGAGGCATTTGCTCAGGCAGGAGCAACGAACCTCAGTGTGCATGTTGAAACCTGCCCAAACTTGCACCGTACTTTACAAGCCATCCATGAGTTGGGGTGCAAAGCAGGAGTGGTGCTTAACCCAGCCACACCTGTAAGCCTGATCGAGACAGTCCTACCGATGATCGACCTGGTTTTGGTGATGAGCGTCGATCCGGGTTACTCAGGGCAGGCATTCCTACCCGAAGTATTGCCAAAGCTGGTCAATCTGGATGAAATTCTCAGGCGGGTCAATCCAACAGCTTATCTCGAGATCGATGGTGGGATAAACGCCGATACCCTGCCCCTGGCACTGAAAGCCGGGGCCAATGTTTTTGTGGCTGCCCATGCCATCTTTGATTACCCAACAGGGATCGCGGCTGGCATCCAACGCTTACGTACCCAATTCCAGAGTTAAAAAAAACAGTCACGGTCTGCACCGTGACTGTGTAAATCAGCGATCAATAATTTTTCAGGATGTTTTTACCAATGTGCGCAGGCATTTAGCACATAATACTTTGCGAACTTTTCTTCCATCCTCATAAACCGTCACAGATTGCAGGTTGGGACGAAAAGAACGCCGGGTGCTTTTATTCGACCATGGACGGTTCCGTCCAAAGGTAGTTGTTTTACCGCAGTGAGCACACTTTGCCATAGTTCACATCCTTTTCTGGTGCATTCGCCCGGGGGCCAGGTTAGGGCACTGGTCAAAAAAACTGCTTACGTATATAATGAAATTCACGCTATAATTACGTCTCAATTTAGGACTTGTCTTAAGCCCGCCAAGTTTACCACAGTTTGGATTTGATTACAAGCCAAAAAATTACCAAGATTGGGATTTTATCATATGAGGCCTGTTATGACAAATGAGAATACTCCCCTGGGACGAGTCACTGTATCTACTCGCGCCATCGCCACAATTGCCTACCAGGCTGCCAGGCAGTCTTACGGTGTTGTCGGTCTAACTTCCAAGAACCTCATGGAAGGGATCACCCAGGTCATCGTTAAAGACCCTACCCATGGGATTGAAGTAAAACACGATGATCAGAAAATCACCATTGATATCTATGTGATTATTGAATATGGCACGCGTGTGAAAGCGGTGGCAAATAGCGTCAGTAACACGATTAAATTTAATGTAGAAAAGGCCTTGGGAATGCCGGTTGACGAGGTCAACGTCCACGTACGCGGATTACGTGTCAGTGACACGGATTAGGTTTCCATCACTCTTATAGGTGCCATTCCCAGGAGCTCTTATTATGGATCTTGACCAAGACGTCCAAATATCGAAACAAACTTACCCCAACCAAAAATATCCCGTCGATGGGCAGGTATTTAAATTATTGATCGAATCCAGCCTGGCGTGGTTACGCACGAACCAGCAGGCTGTCAACGTGTTAAATGTATTCCCGGTTCCTGATGGTGATACAGGGACAAATATGGTCCTCACCATGCAGGCTGCCTGGGATGAAATCGCCAATTCCGCCGAGCATAATATTGGAAAGCTCGCCCACCAGGTGGCGCATGGTGCTTTGATGGGCGCGCGAGGAAATTCCGGCGTCATCCTTTCACAGCTGTGGCGTGGTTTCGCTCGTGCCCTCGATAACCTTGAGACCCTGGACGGCAACTTACTGGTTGCTGCACTCCACCAGGGTCGCAATACGGCTTACAAGGGTGTTGTTCGACCTGTCGAGGGTACGATTCTGACCGTGGCAAAAGACATCACCT is part of the Anaerolineales bacterium genome and harbors:
- a CDS encoding lysine transporter LysE — encoded protein: MEINYLLRGLLIGFSIAAPVGPIGILCIHRTLAYGRMYGFLSGLGAATADALYGCVAAFGLSIISGFLVQQQTWLQLIGGGFLCFLGIKTYLKKPVKNNLVAEPVSKLSAYGSTFFLTLTNPVTILAFAAIFAGLGLVGAQGNYVTAGVMVLGVFLGSTAWWLILSTITSLLRDRISPTGILWVNRVSGLIILGFGIAALVSAFSRIL
- the cax gene encoding calcium/proton exchanger gives rise to the protein MKKLTAFIRENPIAILLLALPFAVLGEILHWSPTAVFALSAIAIIPLAGYIGSATEVLAFHTNPRIGGLLNATLGNAAELIITITAIKAGYLELVKASITGSILGNLLLVLGMSMLFGGLKHGTQTFNRKQASSNAIMLVLSVIILLIPSLLSHYLGNIDTPEPRVETLSLGVAAVMILLYALGLIYSYKTVGGPMVEEETSHGAAPRKWSLRTAIIILAVATVGVAYMSEVLVGVIEPVVSTLGISEFFIGLIFIPIIGNVAEHIVAVQMAIKNKMTLSVEIAIASSLQIALFVAPLLVFISLILNNPLTLVFNQLELIALIAGVLIAALVSADGESNWLEGAELLAIYLILALTFFLMPV
- a CDS encoding ribulose-phosphate 3-epimerase — protein: MNPPYLLAASILSADFTQLGQQIAQAEQAGADWIHVDVMDGHFVPNLTMGPFIVKACRKATSLPLDVHLMVENPDQFLEAFAQAGATNLSVHVETCPNLHRTLQAIHELGCKAGVVLNPATPVSLIETVLPMIDLVLVMSVDPGYSGQAFLPEVLPKLVNLDEILRRVNPTAYLEIDGGINADTLPLALKAGANVFVAAHAIFDYPTGIAAGIQRLRTQFQS
- the rpmB gene encoding 50S ribosomal protein L28; translated protein: MAKCAHCGKTTTFGRNRPWSNKSTRRSFRPNLQSVTVYEDGRKVRKVLCAKCLRTLVKTS
- a CDS encoding Asp23/Gls24 family envelope stress response protein, with the protein product MRPVMTNENTPLGRVTVSTRAIATIAYQAARQSYGVVGLTSKNLMEGITQVIVKDPTHGIEVKHDDQKITIDIYVIIEYGTRVKAVANSVSNTIKFNVEKALGMPVDEVNVHVRGLRVSDTD